One part of the Mariniflexile litorale genome encodes these proteins:
- a CDS encoding DUF2807 domain-containing protein, with translation MHKQIITILLSLVLCLTSVAQTIEKVKGNKNVTIIQTEINPFHTIIVDEDFDIEIIYNNVPSITIETDENLHEFIKFDVINGVLSFDKTTRITSKKRLNITVNYDDSLNNIKITEKGEILSLTTMNLVNAILITEGSARAGLTIKTNNFEFQSNGKAKVKLNLTCENAKLSLIDTSKLDALIYSPITHIDLYQRADATIEGETHELKLRTDNYSQFNGKNFTAKTCNTLNEISSDAYLEVLDTITIDASGNSSVYLYGDPEIIVNKLSGTSKLQKKEK, from the coding sequence ATGCATAAGCAAATCATTACTATACTACTATCTTTAGTGTTATGCCTTACTTCTGTAGCACAAACAATAGAAAAAGTAAAAGGAAACAAAAACGTTACTATTATACAAACCGAAATAAATCCGTTTCACACCATTATAGTTGATGAAGATTTTGACATTGAAATAATTTACAACAATGTTCCTTCCATAACTATTGAAACCGATGAAAACTTACATGAATTTATAAAGTTTGATGTGATAAATGGTGTTTTATCGTTTGATAAAACGACCAGAATAACCTCAAAAAAACGCTTGAACATTACCGTTAATTACGATGATAGTTTAAACAATATTAAAATAACTGAAAAAGGCGAAATACTATCATTAACCACTATGAATTTAGTTAATGCTATACTCATAACCGAAGGCTCAGCAAGAGCAGGCTTAACCATAAAAACAAATAATTTTGAATTTCAAAGTAATGGTAAAGCAAAAGTAAAACTAAATTTAACTTGTGAAAACGCGAAACTCTCATTAATAGATACTAGTAAATTAGATGCTTTAATTTATTCACCAATTACACATATCGACTTGTACCAACGTGCCGATGCAACCATTGAAGGAGAAACTCATGAATTGAAATTAAGAACCGATAATTACTCACAATTTAACGGTAAAAATTTCACCGCCAAAACCTGCAATACTTTAAACGAAATATCGAGTGATGCTTATTTAGAAGTTTTAGATACTATAACCATTGATGCTTCGGGCAATAGTAGTGTTTACTTATATGGCGACCCTGAAATTATTGTAAATAAATTAAGTGGTACTTCTAAACTTCAAAAGAAAGAAAAATAA
- a CDS encoding YceI family protein has protein sequence MIIKKVLFLISILTTIAFTTRDSIIKSTSVIITPQSSLKVKGTTNVSDFSCVFNINKFKNPIQVFYHVENGKIVFNKTALVLENDCFDCGGRAINNDFQKILKSDKYPQITLFLKEINQTENMRDVQASINIEIAGVTQDYKIPVKVKKSNDLFISGDLVIRLSDYNLETPKKLFGLISINDIIKIDFQLLIREK, from the coding sequence ATGATAATCAAGAAGGTTCTGTTTTTAATTTCGATACTAACCACAATCGCTTTTACAACTAGAGATTCTATTATTAAAAGCACGTCGGTTATTATAACACCACAGAGTTCTTTAAAAGTTAAAGGAACAACCAATGTGAGTGATTTTTCGTGTGTGTTTAATATTAATAAATTTAAAAATCCTATTCAAGTATTTTATCATGTTGAAAATGGTAAAATTGTTTTTAACAAAACAGCTTTAGTTTTAGAAAATGATTGTTTTGACTGTGGAGGAAGAGCGATTAATAATGATTTTCAAAAGATTTTAAAATCAGATAAGTATCCTCAAATAACGTTGTTTTTAAAAGAAATAAATCAAACTGAAAACATGCGGGATGTTCAAGCATCCATAAATATAGAAATTGCAGGTGTAACACAAGACTATAAAATTCCTGTAAAAGTTAAAAAAAGTAACGACCTATTTATTTCCGGAGATTTAGTTATCCGATTATCCGATTATAACCTAGAAACCCCTAAAAAGCTATTTGGTCTTATTTCTATAAATGATATTATCAAAATAGATTTTCAATTATTAATAAGAGAAAAATAG
- a CDS encoding YceI family protein produces MNPNKKTYKRGLSLMALFLLTFNLIQAQQFNLINKESSLTVFGTSSLHDWHISAEQQSGKIIFKNLEAGEITTCTIDVVVESLKSGKSSMDKNTYKALNSSSYKTISFQLIAVKETVNKGNGKFTIKAEGDLTISGVKKRIPLDFSVSVVGNKITLTGEKKIKMTDFKVDPPKALLGTITTGDDITIKFSTIFK; encoded by the coding sequence ATGAACCCAAATAAAAAAACGTACAAAAGAGGCTTAAGTTTGATGGCTCTTTTTCTTTTAACATTTAATTTAATTCAAGCACAACAATTCAATTTAATAAACAAAGAATCTTCATTAACCGTTTTTGGAACTTCAAGTTTACACGATTGGCACATTAGCGCCGAACAACAAAGCGGAAAAATAATTTTTAAAAACCTTGAAGCAGGTGAGATTACAACATGCACTATTGATGTAGTTGTAGAAAGCTTAAAAAGTGGCAAATCTTCTATGGATAAAAACACTTATAAAGCTTTAAACTCCAGTTCTTATAAAACCATTTCTTTTCAATTAATTGCGGTTAAGGAAACTGTAAACAAAGGAAATGGGAAGTTTACAATTAAAGCAGAAGGAGACTTAACCATTTCGGGTGTTAAAAAGCGTATTCCTTTAGACTTTTCTGTGAGTGTAGTAGGTAATAAAATAACGCTTACTGGAGAAAAGAAAATTAAGATGACCGATTTCAAGGTCGATCCACCAAAGGCTTTATTAGGAACCATTACCACAGGCGACGACATTACAATTAAATTTTCAACCATATTCAAATAA
- a CDS encoding alpha-amylase family glycosyl hydrolase, which translates to MKRFLAYIHRLIFILFLVSLNGCKEKKANILPEVSVSNKQKKQVVYQVFTRLFGNTNSNNKPWGTLEENGVGKFNDFTDKALKEIKDLGVTHVWYTGVPHHNVITDYTKYGISNDDPDVVKGRAGSPYAVKDYYNVNPDLAVNIENRLQEFKALVDRTHLAGLQVIIDIVPNHVARNYQSLTNPKGVEDFGASDDKSKVYDVNNNFYYNPKETFKVPVWEPDYSPLGKENHLLEDHEFDENPAKWTGNGSQLSQPHANDWYETVKINYGISPDGKKDFEELPAGFENENYKKHAEFWNDKTVPNSWKKFKDIALYWIAFGVDGFRYDMAEMVPVEFWSYMNSNIKMKNPDAFLMAEVYNPNLYRDYIKKGKIDYLYDKVQLYDTLKHVMQGYGKTDNIPPIQEGLKDIEHHMLHFLENHDEQRIASIEFAGSAEKGKPAMVVSATISTSPTMLYFGQELGESAEEDAGFGKPSRTSIFDYIGVPHLQRWVNDKQFDGGQSTENEKALRDFYKRLLNVTINSSALAGNYQDIHLFNRKNTKNYNDKILSFVRWSADEKLIVVSNFDADTNQKFQLKIPQDIVTSWQLKTGSYLVKDELYDTFSSQFVIKNGEGTIAISLKALESVILKIQKI; encoded by the coding sequence ATGAAACGATTTTTAGCCTACATTCATCGCCTTATTTTTATCTTATTTTTAGTATCACTTAACGGTTGTAAAGAAAAAAAAGCAAATATACTTCCAGAAGTATCTGTTTCAAATAAGCAAAAAAAACAAGTTGTTTATCAGGTGTTTACACGTTTATTTGGTAATACTAACTCTAATAATAAACCTTGGGGCACTCTTGAAGAAAATGGTGTGGGCAAGTTTAACGATTTTACAGATAAAGCACTAAAAGAAATTAAAGATTTGGGCGTTACGCATGTTTGGTACACAGGTGTGCCGCATCACAATGTGATTACAGATTATACTAAATACGGAATTTCTAACGACGACCCCGATGTGGTAAAAGGACGCGCAGGTTCACCTTATGCTGTAAAAGATTATTACAATGTAAATCCTGATTTGGCTGTAAATATTGAAAATAGATTGCAAGAGTTTAAAGCTTTAGTAGATAGAACTCATTTAGCAGGATTACAAGTGATTATTGATATTGTACCTAATCATGTAGCACGAAATTATCAAAGTTTAACTAACCCTAAAGGGGTGGAAGATTTTGGTGCTTCAGATGATAAATCGAAAGTTTATGATGTGAATAATAACTTTTATTACAATCCCAAAGAAACTTTTAAAGTCCCAGTTTGGGAACCAGATTATTCGCCTTTAGGCAAAGAAAATCATCTATTAGAGGATCATGAATTTGATGAAAACCCAGCAAAATGGACAGGAAATGGATCTCAATTATCGCAACCCCATGCAAACGATTGGTATGAAACCGTTAAAATTAATTATGGTATTTCTCCAGATGGTAAAAAAGATTTTGAGGAACTACCTGCAGGTTTTGAAAATGAAAATTATAAAAAACATGCTGAGTTCTGGAACGATAAAACAGTGCCAAACTCTTGGAAAAAATTTAAAGATATTGCACTCTATTGGATCGCTTTTGGTGTTGATGGTTTCCGTTATGACATGGCAGAAATGGTGCCGGTTGAGTTTTGGAGTTATATGAACTCTAACATTAAAATGAAAAACCCAGATGCTTTTTTAATGGCTGAAGTGTATAATCCAAATCTGTATAGAGATTATATTAAAAAAGGAAAAATAGATTATCTATACGATAAAGTTCAATTATATGATACCCTAAAACATGTGATGCAAGGGTATGGAAAAACCGATAATATACCGCCCATACAAGAGGGTTTGAAAGATATTGAACACCACATGCTGCACTTTTTAGAAAACCACGATGAGCAGCGAATTGCTAGTATAGAATTTGCAGGAAGTGCAGAAAAAGGAAAACCAGCGATGGTTGTTTCGGCGACCATAAGTACTTCGCCGACTATGCTATATTTTGGACAAGAATTAGGCGAGTCTGCAGAAGAAGATGCGGGATTTGGCAAACCTTCCAGAACTTCCATTTTCGATTATATTGGAGTGCCTCACTTACAACGTTGGGTTAATGATAAACAGTTTGACGGTGGACAATCTACTGAGAACGAAAAAGCATTACGCGATTTTTATAAACGTTTATTGAATGTCACCATTAACAGTTCAGCATTAGCAGGAAACTACCAAGACATTCACCTGTTCAATCGAAAAAACACTAAAAATTATAATGATAAAATACTATCGTTTGTACGTTGGAGTGCCGATGAAAAGTTAATTGTTGTATCTAATTTTGATGCCGATACTAATCAAAAATTCCAATTAAAAATACCTCAAGATATTGTTACAAGCTGGCAATTAAAAACGGGTAGTTATTTAGTGAAGGATGAATTATATGATACGTTTTCGTCTCAATTTGTCATTAAAAATGGTGAAGGCACTATTGCTATTAGCTTAAAAGCTTTAGAATCTGTCATTTTAAAAATTCAGAAAATATGA
- a CDS encoding glycoside hydrolase family 13 protein, with amino-acid sequence MVKVSSIFIIWLTVLNMPLTYIKTENTITAHINSVVEEHNDIERIEPSNWWVGFKNSELQLLVKHPNIINAFPEIDYAGVSIKKVHKTDSENYLFIDLYIDKTAKAGKLNIVFKFENGVKKIQTYELKSRKKPAEDYIGFDSSDVIYLITPDRFSNGDSSNDINQNLLEKTIDRTNNYARHGGDIRGMINHLDYIESMGFTAIWPCPLLTNNMPSGSYHGYAMTDFYEIDSRFGTLGDYLELAHQTKDKGIKLIMDQVANHCGLEHWWMKDLPFKNWVNYQENYEENKDSWNNQATITTNHRRTSNQDIYSSKKDKEEMSNGWFVSGMPDLNQRNPFMAKYLIQNSIWWIETAGLSGIRQDTYPYSDKEFMSQWAGAIMEQYPNFSIVGEEWSYNPLIIGYWQNGANNRDGYKSNLKSPMDFAMQGQIVNGLNEYESWDTGLIKMYEGLANDFHYASPKDIMIFPDNHDMSRIFTQLKEDVVNTKITLGYMLALPRIPQIYYGTEILMNDSVNPGDHGLIRTDFPGGWEGDTVNAFTGKSLNDEQKDMQGFVKQLLNYRKNSKAIHSGKTIHFAPFMGTYLLFRIIEGETVAVIINKNDSPITIDLKRYDEIGLKGKNLKNIITNETFVWKGEMVLNSKGITILTTKF; translated from the coding sequence ATGGTTAAAGTAAGTAGTATATTTATTATTTGGTTAACGGTTTTAAATATGCCGTTAACCTATATAAAAACAGAAAACACTATTACAGCTCATATAAATAGTGTAGTAGAGGAACACAACGATATTGAACGAATTGAGCCCTCAAATTGGTGGGTAGGATTTAAAAACAGTGAATTGCAGTTATTGGTAAAGCATCCAAACATTATTAATGCTTTCCCCGAAATAGATTATGCAGGAGTGTCAATTAAAAAAGTACATAAGACCGATAGTGAAAACTACTTGTTTATAGATTTATATATTGATAAAACGGCCAAAGCAGGAAAATTAAATATTGTTTTTAAATTTGAAAACGGTGTTAAAAAAATACAAACTTATGAATTGAAATCAAGGAAGAAACCTGCAGAAGACTATATCGGTTTTGATAGCTCCGATGTAATTTATCTCATCACACCAGATCGATTTTCTAATGGCGATTCTTCAAACGACATTAACCAAAATTTACTTGAAAAAACGATTGATAGAACCAATAACTACGCGCGACATGGTGGAGATATTCGCGGGATGATTAATCATTTGGATTATATCGAAAGTATGGGTTTTACGGCCATTTGGCCGTGCCCGTTGTTGACCAACAATATGCCAAGTGGTTCATATCATGGGTATGCTATGACGGATTTTTATGAAATTGATTCTCGTTTTGGAACTTTAGGAGACTATCTGGAGTTAGCACATCAAACCAAAGACAAAGGGATAAAGCTTATTATGGATCAAGTGGCTAACCATTGCGGATTAGAACATTGGTGGATGAAGGATTTACCCTTTAAAAATTGGGTGAATTACCAAGAAAACTACGAAGAAAATAAAGATTCATGGAACAATCAAGCAACCATTACAACCAATCACAGACGTACCAGTAACCAAGATATTTATTCGTCTAAAAAAGATAAAGAAGAAATGAGCAATGGTTGGTTTGTGTCTGGAATGCCAGATTTAAATCAACGCAATCCCTTTATGGCAAAATACCTAATCCAAAATAGTATTTGGTGGATTGAAACGGCTGGTTTGAGTGGTATTCGTCAAGATACGTATCCATATTCCGATAAAGAGTTTATGAGTCAGTGGGCGGGAGCTATTATGGAGCAGTATCCTAATTTTAGTATTGTTGGCGAAGAATGGAGTTATAACCCTTTAATTATTGGGTATTGGCAAAATGGAGCTAACAATAGAGATGGATATAAATCTAATTTAAAATCACCTATGGATTTTGCTATGCAAGGTCAAATAGTAAATGGATTGAATGAATACGAAAGTTGGGACACCGGTTTGATTAAAATGTATGAAGGGTTGGCGAACGATTTTCACTACGCTTCACCTAAAGATATTATGATTTTCCCCGACAACCACGATATGAGTCGTATTTTTACCCAATTGAAGGAAGATGTGGTGAATACAAAAATAACCTTGGGTTATATGTTAGCATTACCTCGAATTCCTCAAATATATTACGGGACCGAAATTTTAATGAACGATTCGGTTAACCCAGGTGATCATGGATTGATTCGTACCGATTTTCCTGGTGGTTGGGAAGGAGATACTGTAAATGCATTTACTGGTAAAAGCTTAAATGATGAGCAAAAGGATATGCAAGGTTTTGTTAAACAGTTATTGAATTATCGTAAAAATAGCAAAGCCATTCACAGCGGAAAAACCATCCACTTTGCGCCATTTATGGGTACTTACTTACTGTTTAGAATTATTGAAGGAGAAACAGTTGCTGTTATAATAAACAAAAACGACAGTCCGATAACAATCGATTTAAAACGTTATGATGAAATTGGGTTGAAAGGAAAAAACTTAAAAAATATTATAACTAATGAAACTTTTGTTTGGAAAGGTGAAATGGTATTAAATTCAAAAGGAATCACCATTTTAACAACTAAATTCTAA
- a CDS encoding glycoside hydrolase family 97 protein has product MKSFMLTIAVLLLVSNPFNAQELKSPNGLLAMQFLLESDGTPTYKLSYKNKVVIKQSRLGLELKNDKKSLLNDFIVSNTETVTFDETWQPVWGEVKTIRNYYNELAVTLTQNETDRIVVIRFRMFNEGLGFRYEFPTQKNLVYFVIKEEKTQFAMTGNHTAFWIPGDYDSQEYDYTKSKLSEISGEFDEAVTDNASQEQFSKTGVQTALMMKTSEGLYINLHEAALINYACMHLNLDDENMVFESWLTPDANGDKGYIQAPSNSPWRTIIVSDDAREILASKMTLNLNDPCTIEDTSWIKPIKYIGVWWEMITGKSSWAYTDELPAVKLGITDFSKVVPNGKHAANTTHVKEYIDFASKHGFDAVLVEGWNEGWEDWFGKSKDYVFDFVTPYPDFDVEAIHTYAQSKGVKMIMHHETSGSVRNYERHMDKAYQFMNDHGYDAVKSGYVGNILPRGEHHYSQWIVNHYQYAVEKAADYKIMVNAHEAIRPTGISRTYPNLIGNESARGTEFQAFGGSKPNHVTVLPFTRLIGGPMDYTPGIFEMDISNFSPNNNSHVNSTIANQLALYVTMYSPLQMAADLPEHYEQFMDAFQFIKDVAIDWDNSIYLEAEPGDYLTVARKEKGASNWFVGNVNGNETRTSKITFDFLEKGKTYMATMYADAKDAHYKTNPQAYIIKTKKVTSKSKLSQISVPGGGFAISIVEIK; this is encoded by the coding sequence ATGAAATCATTCATGTTAACTATAGCCGTTTTGCTTTTGGTAAGCAATCCATTTAATGCTCAAGAATTAAAATCGCCTAATGGTCTTTTAGCTATGCAATTTTTACTGGAAAGCGATGGGACACCAACCTATAAACTCTCCTATAAAAATAAAGTAGTTATTAAGCAAAGCCGTTTAGGGTTGGAATTAAAAAACGATAAAAAATCGTTGTTGAACGATTTTATAGTTTCAAATACAGAAACAGTAACCTTTGATGAAACTTGGCAACCTGTTTGGGGTGAGGTAAAAACCATTCGTAATTATTATAATGAATTAGCGGTTACTTTAACTCAAAACGAAACAGACCGTATAGTTGTGATTCGTTTTAGAATGTTTAATGAAGGTTTAGGATTTCGATATGAGTTTCCCACTCAAAAAAACTTAGTGTATTTTGTTATAAAGGAAGAAAAAACACAGTTTGCCATGACGGGTAATCATACTGCTTTTTGGATCCCAGGGGATTATGATTCTCAAGAATACGATTATACAAAATCTAAATTGTCTGAGATTAGTGGGGAATTTGATGAAGCAGTAACAGATAATGCTTCACAAGAGCAGTTTTCTAAAACAGGTGTTCAAACAGCTTTAATGATGAAAACAAGTGAAGGTTTATATATTAATTTACATGAAGCCGCACTTATTAATTACGCATGTATGCATCTTAATTTAGATGATGAAAATATGGTTTTTGAATCTTGGTTAACGCCAGATGCTAATGGTGATAAAGGCTATATACAAGCGCCTTCTAATTCTCCATGGAGAACCATTATCGTAAGTGACGATGCCAGAGAAATTTTGGCGTCAAAAATGACATTAAACTTAAACGATCCGTGTACCATTGAAGATACATCGTGGATTAAGCCCATAAAATATATAGGTGTTTGGTGGGAAATGATTACAGGAAAAAGCTCTTGGGCTTATACAGATGAGTTGCCAGCAGTAAAATTGGGTATTACTGATTTTTCTAAAGTAGTACCAAACGGAAAGCATGCTGCCAACACAACACATGTTAAGGAGTATATAGATTTTGCTTCAAAACATGGCTTTGATGCCGTTTTGGTTGAAGGTTGGAATGAAGGTTGGGAAGATTGGTTTGGAAAATCTAAAGACTACGTGTTCGACTTTGTAACGCCGTATCCAGATTTTGATGTGGAAGCGATTCATACCTATGCACAATCTAAAGGTGTTAAAATGATTATGCATCACGAAACTTCCGGCTCGGTTCGTAATTATGAACGCCATATGGACAAAGCGTACCAATTTATGAACGATCATGGATATGATGCTGTTAAGAGTGGTTATGTTGGTAATATTTTACCAAGAGGAGAACATCACTATAGCCAGTGGATTGTAAATCATTACCAATATGCTGTTGAAAAAGCGGCCGATTATAAAATTATGGTGAATGCGCATGAAGCTATAAGACCTACAGGAATTAGTAGAACCTATCCCAATTTAATAGGAAACGAATCTGCTAGAGGAACCGAATTTCAAGCTTTTGGAGGCTCTAAGCCTAATCATGTTACCGTATTGCCTTTTACACGTTTAATAGGTGGTCCGATGGATTATACACCAGGAATTTTTGAAATGGATATTAGTAACTTCAGTCCTAATAATAATTCACATGTAAATAGCACGATTGCCAACCAATTGGCATTGTATGTTACCATGTACAGTCCGTTACAAATGGCGGCCGATTTACCCGAGCATTACGAACAATTTATGGATGCCTTTCAGTTTATAAAAGATGTTGCTATAGACTGGGATAACAGCATTTATTTAGAAGCAGAACCAGGTGATTATCTTACCGTAGCGCGTAAAGAAAAAGGGGCTAGCAATTGGTTTGTTGGTAATGTTAACGGTAATGAAACTAGAACATCCAAGATAACATTCGATTTCTTAGAAAAAGGAAAAACGTATATGGCTACTATGTATGCTGATGCTAAAGATGCGCACTATAAAACCAACCCACAAGCTTATATTATTAAAACAAAAAAGGTAACAAGCAAATCTAAATTATCGCAAATATCTGTTCCTGGTGGTGGATTTGCTATAAGTATAGTCGAAATTAAGTAA
- a CDS encoding glycoside hydrolase family 65 protein gives MNQDYIIPNNWSIIEEGFDASRVESSESLFSIGNGAMGQRANFEEQYSGHTFQGSYIAGVYYPDKTRVGWWKNGYPEYFAKVLNAPSWIGIDVIINGEQLDLYACKKVEDFKRELNMKEGWLSRSFNATLQNNTKVQVEVKRFLSLDLDELGVIQYHVKPVNTNAEIIFQPYLNSGVTNKDTNWDDKFWDTLDVNHEGKQAFIQAKTMKTDFHTCTFMESQLFLNKKEIALQPIVKTSETSIYFSYKQQVKANETYTIHKFGGYIVDRNHNRNELISEAQSILKTAMSLGFNALLEKQKNAWATIWDMADITIQGDVKAQQGIRFNIFQLNQTYLGKDSRLNIGPKGFTGEKYGGSTYWDTEAYCIPFYMATKNQQVAKTLLEYRYNHLEKAIENAKKLGFINGAALYPMVTMNGEECHNEWEITFEEIHRNGAIAFAIYNYHRYTGDYSYIPEKGLEVLIGIARFWQQRATFSTNKNKYVVLGVTGPNEYENNVNNNFYTNYLAQWCINYALENISKVEAEYLSDYTRIMNKVSVSENELEKWKAVAENMYFPYSEKHQVYLQQDGFLDKELITVANLDRSQRPINQKWSWDRILRSPYIKQADTLQGFYFFEDHFSTEELERHFDFYEPFTVHESSLSPCVHSIQAAKLDRMEQAYTFYLRTSRLDLDDYNHEVHEGLHTTSMAGTWMSIVEGFGGMRVKNNTLSFTPKIPKQWKGYSFKINFRNQILKVSVTQNQTNFELINGDSLEIFVNNKSLVLQMKQLQTLN, from the coding sequence ATGAATCAAGATTATATCATACCAAATAATTGGTCAATCATAGAAGAAGGATTTGATGCTTCTCGCGTAGAGTCTTCAGAGAGCCTTTTCAGTATTGGTAATGGTGCCATGGGGCAACGTGCTAATTTTGAAGAGCAATATTCGGGACATACCTTTCAAGGCAGTTATATAGCTGGCGTTTATTACCCAGATAAGACTAGAGTGGGCTGGTGGAAAAATGGTTATCCAGAATATTTTGCCAAAGTACTTAATGCACCAAGTTGGATTGGGATAGATGTTATTATAAATGGAGAACAACTCGATTTATATGCGTGTAAAAAAGTAGAAGATTTTAAAAGAGAACTGAACATGAAAGAAGGTTGGTTGTCTAGAAGTTTTAATGCAACGCTGCAAAACAACACAAAGGTTCAGGTGGAAGTTAAACGCTTTTTAAGTTTAGATTTAGATGAGCTTGGAGTCATTCAGTATCATGTAAAACCTGTAAATACAAATGCCGAAATTATATTTCAACCTTATTTAAATAGTGGTGTTACTAATAAAGATACAAATTGGGATGATAAGTTTTGGGATACTTTAGATGTAAATCATGAAGGTAAGCAAGCATTTATTCAGGCTAAAACCATGAAAACAGATTTCCACACGTGTACGTTTATGGAGTCTCAATTATTTTTAAATAAAAAGGAAATTGCTTTACAACCAATTGTTAAAACTAGCGAAACATCTATCTATTTTAGTTATAAACAGCAAGTAAAAGCAAACGAAACTTATACCATACACAAGTTTGGAGGTTATATAGTAGATAGAAATCACAATAGAAATGAGTTAATTTCAGAAGCGCAGAGCATATTAAAGACAGCTATGAGTTTAGGGTTTAATGCCTTGTTAGAAAAACAAAAAAACGCTTGGGCAACCATTTGGGATATGGCAGATATTACCATTCAAGGTGATGTGAAAGCACAACAAGGGATTCGTTTTAATATATTCCAATTAAATCAAACCTATTTAGGTAAAGATTCTCGGTTAAATATTGGCCCCAAAGGTTTTACAGGCGAAAAATATGGAGGTAGCACTTATTGGGATACCGAAGCATATTGTATTCCGTTTTACATGGCAACAAAAAACCAACAAGTTGCAAAAACTTTATTAGAATACCGTTATAACCATTTAGAAAAAGCCATTGAAAATGCTAAAAAATTAGGTTTTATAAATGGAGCAGCTTTATATCCTATGGTAACCATGAATGGTGAAGAATGCCATAATGAATGGGAAATTACTTTTGAAGAAATTCATAGAAATGGTGCCATAGCCTTTGCTATTTATAACTATCATCGTTACACTGGCGATTATAGTTATATACCCGAAAAAGGGTTAGAGGTTTTAATAGGAATAGCACGTTTTTGGCAGCAACGGGCTACCTTTTCAACAAACAAAAACAAGTATGTTGTTTTAGGGGTTACAGGACCCAATGAATATGAAAACAACGTCAATAATAATTTTTATACCAACTATTTAGCACAATGGTGTATTAATTATGCTTTAGAAAATATTAGTAAAGTTGAAGCAGAATATCTTTCAGATTATACCCGAATAATGAATAAGGTAAGTGTATCTGAAAATGAATTAGAAAAATGGAAAGCTGTGGCAGAGAATATGTATTTTCCATATTCAGAAAAGCATCAAGTTTATTTACAACAAGACGGTTTCTTAGATAAAGAATTAATTACGGTGGCTAACTTAGATAGATCGCAACGTCCTATCAACCAAAAATGGAGTTGGGATAGGATTTTGCGTTCTCCATACATAAAACAAGCCGATACTTTACAGGGATTCTACTTTTTTGAAGATCATTTTTCTACAGAAGAATTAGAACGTCATTTTGATTTTTACGAACCATTTACAGTTCATGAAAGTTCGTTATCACCTTGTGTACACAGCATTCAAGCGGCTAAGTTGGATAGAATGGAACAGGCCTATACGTTTTATTTAAGAACATCGCGTTTAGATTTAGACGATTATAATCACGAAGTTCACGAAGGTTTGCACACGACGTCTATGGCAGGAACTTGGATGAGTATTGTTGAAGGTTTTGGAGGCATGCGTGTTAAAAATAATACCTTATCATTTACGCCTAAAATACCAAAACAATGGAAAGGTTATTCATTTAAAATAAATTTTAGAAACCAAATTTTAAAGGTAAGCGTTACCCAAAATCAAACAAATTTTGAATTAATAAATGGTGATTCCCTAGAAATTTTTGTGAACAATAAATCTTTAGTGCTTCAAATGAAACAATTACAAACTTTAAATTAA